One segment of Xanthomonas oryzae pv. oryzae DNA contains the following:
- a CDS encoding hemagglutinin repeat-containing protein, translating into MNRVYRLVFNRALRVWQVASELVRAPGGSTGASAPRAHHATIAPLRFAMLCALGLVSLVDAAQAQSAGRIVGAPAAPGNERPTVMTAPNGVPLVNITTPSAAGVSRNRYSQFDVGREGAILNNARTQTQTQLGGWVQGNPWLATGSAKVILNEVNGPTSRLNGYLEVAGQRAEVIIANSAGIQVDGGGFLNASRVTLTTGTPILSGGALEGYRVSGGAIQIGGAGLDTSRADYTDLITRSLQVNAGIWANQLQATLGNNVVSADHRSVATQAADGQAPTFALDVGALGGMFANKIWLVGNEHGVGVRNAGNLGAQAGELVVTVDGRLENTGALQSQQDTQIAASGGIANSGTLSAARELRVGTAADLDNRGGTLDAQRLQIDAASLRNQGGTLTQTGMQALEVTAGSASNRTGGSIGALATAPSRDGGSPAPGGDNTGTDTNNNAGTGTDGGRSPTPTPGGQSPVATAPLATGTLHIAGLLDNDGGRIGNGGAVRLAAAAGLDNSAGQLGVAALQVRGDLRNSAGTLEVQGDADLHLGALVNDQGRFSVANALNLQAQSLSNRAGDLRHGGSAASTWQVAGLLDNQGGVLTSNAAALQLQAQTVVNADGRIVHTGTQGLTLAVQTWSGAGGSIVTPGALTWQAGSIDHRNATLTTSQLVVQAATLDNRGGTLVSSGTQAASVHVDAALDNGAGGTIASNGALDLRAATLGNAGGQIQQAGPGLLQIAAQAIDGNGGRLLSNGGLTLTGGRIDLTGGTTAAQQVQIQAETLTTAGGSVSSLGDQALQLTVRQGLDNHAGHLASNAGLAIAAGALSNQGGAIAAAGTTDATVTVAGRLDNSGGSISGNGRVAVDADTLINQHGSVLAANGAPLQLHAASLLDNSAGGRLASGGEFAVQAGTLDNRGGAIEHGGNGTLAVSADTLQGAGGSLLSLGSLQLRGGVLDLGTGSTTQADRIDIAAASLRTAGGHLSATGSGPLQVHLSDTLDNRAGSIASNGALDLQAATLLNSDGTLSGAGSADGRITVSGQLDNTRGRIAANGATLQIAADQLINAQGTLSHAGSAGLVIDSHRVDGSQGTIVTSGMLSLTAATVDHRGATIGADRIALDVQQLDNSGGRIVASGTGASSLQADTLDNAGGIVASAGDLTVVSTLLDNTQGTLQHSGNGQLHLTAQTLLGDAGKLLSNGALTLHGQTTDLRNATTSAAALSIDTGDLTTAGGTLVATGSQLLTLTARGTLDNSGGSIGGNGVIALSAQTLRNAQGTLQVAGTGASTVDVAQALQNQQGKLLLGGSGRIAAASIDNQGGTLSAAGTALQVQVAGLLDNHAAGTVSSAGQLSVGSGSLDNSAGTLVAGTDLNVTTTAAIGNDAGALQAGGGVQLQSAGLSNRAGSVIGGQVVVDTGGQTLDNSAGTIGSKLGTLQIRSGTLANAGGRLQSQSDLTLQSNGAAIVNSNSGSTGGILAGAALQIDGGTLDNRNGAIVAQGQARLGLASVDNSSAGVLSAAGNFTLTAATLDNTSGRVQGGQNLTLQLSGALANQAGLVTTRNLLTLNAATVDNRNTRANALQGLQAGQLQVQAQALDNRQGQVISDGAGTVQLSAALDNSGGQISSGSSLDMRADAVTNTAGLLRSGGNQRLDARALSGDGQLQSQGDLSLTLREGLTNTGELSANGTLSIHTDGDLANQGVLRAGNLDVAARNIDNAANGQITSQGLTHLVSNGQLLNRGLIDGGVTHLQAAMLDNLGTGRIYGDQLAIAAGSVLNHAETVGGATRVGTIAARQRLDLGVGQLTNSDRGLIYSDGDAAIGGALDGNRHATGAAGQVDNLGSTIDVAGNLDLQAGGVNNIRQNVAVTQTTTTLAPVRLDQPSWRNNGKNGNAPLRTTSLYSAYEIYYLNPRDIVEDTPYITPDGYQVRRAVIRVNPQTSAYFFARGALYRATGERSRLDPRTGTLTLYYFTRDDNNTNPDQVSSGASDPFAGMTTDEAGAPAFHYESDTLRYSNAYGTCTTNCVRLIAQYAYTDPDHILVNPQGTGPLKLEYNEHYRTATQTVVEDVLQPGAGPDAVIRAGGSMRIGANALRNEYASIAAGGNLAIVGLGGNPNANVTNLAYTLYRTHSFSNVTTAYNGTTRSWSNPSISEQVGQVGGSIVSGGTLTIDVGDLSNLNQGRDAPNVRDGAAMANLNVRGAQAGPTGASASVRGPISVASQGVGRITTTVAQADSGNASNNVGSIGSAATTTGPRVVNAAGGSPDRIAMGTPDTRAPTGSLFTLRPASGHYLVETDPQFTDYRSWLGSDYLLRQMGYSADALQKRLGDGYYEQKLVREQIGQLTGRRFLDGYKDDEAQYQALLDAGATIGKAWNLRPGIALSEAQMAQLTSDIVWLVEQTVTLPDGSTTTALVPQVYLRLRPGDLDSGGALLAGANVDAHASGTLTNTGTIAGRQLVSLDAGRIEHLGGSISGNQVALTSASDIDIHGASVSAVDALSVRAAGNIDVASTVETLQGGGHQEAITRVAGLYVTGANGSGVLSVVGGGDVTLQAAQVRNAGSDGVTQLVAGHDLTLGAQTLTHSTDATHDARNYQRSSETTHAVSSVQGAGEVVLAAGHDMTLQAAQIGAGKTLALQAGHDLDSQAVVDSRTQSNSSVSKRHSLVTSNYDEHVQGTQLGAGGDIVMRAGNDLTLASTAVASQNGGIALAAGHDVALTATQEQHDSVVDEQTRKHHFLSNKTTTTHDESHDSLAVTSSLSGDTVHIAAGNDVLSQGAQIVGTGDVVLAAGNNLTLETAQNTHSEEHDKQVKKSGLFSSGGASFTIGASKQTNTLATTQVSHTGSTVGSIDGAVTLTAGNALAISGSDVLSKTGTAIVGKDVTIAAVEDTVDTVETSKQHSAGINVGLTGAVVQAAEAAYGMTRHGSQVSDDRLKALYAVKAAYAAKDSVDAYQAAAAQGGSMGGVSVRIGIGASSASSKSTTHEESTVGSRIQSEGNVTIAATGGDLNVIGSKIDGENVALSAAHDLNLLSQQENNTQKSDNKNAGGEIGVSVGTTTGVYATAYAGKGAAKGNSTLHTESVVTAKDTLSLVSGNDTTIKGAQAIGNQVLAQVGGNLLIQSEQDSSDYKSKQQQASATVVWGFSGSSASYSQQKVNSTYTSVKEQSGIQAGDGGFAIHVGGNTHLIGGAIASTADPALNHLSTGSLTVEDLQNMSKASASGVGLTVDASMFSGSKYAASKGVASNALGSGSSSESHTSTTRSDIAAGAVEIGNHDDAALAGLARKASVLDGNGVGEVDQKKLQEDVEFQQQAKQLVYAQAVKVMDETYADMFAREHTLYKIAYDEKGKLIPHQKVTGEEMDNLQSASDGKVHVTLNGIFNGEYGDDVRAEGYASQHSTVTGPQYYIHFPQASNFFSELLIAGYQKYLENDFWGLTNSTQEAKDIMLQYGATGLHIDAHSRGTMTDGNAEESIAKMPDAPGLLSKTTVSFFGPAYNAKKADDILSFLQNREVQGDPESMVLTLQNHT; encoded by the coding sequence ATGAATCGCGTCTACCGTCTGGTCTTCAACCGCGCACTGCGCGTCTGGCAAGTGGCGTCGGAGCTGGTACGTGCTCCAGGTGGCAGTACAGGTGCCAGTGCTCCCCGCGCGCATCATGCCACGATCGCACCGCTGCGCTTTGCCATGCTCTGCGCGCTCGGCCTTGTCAGCCTGGTCGACGCCGCACAGGCGCAGTCTGCTGGACGGATCGTCGGCGCTCCCGCAGCGCCCGGAAACGAGCGCCCGACGGTCATGACCGCGCCCAACGGGGTGCCGTTGGTCAACATCACCACACCCTCCGCCGCAGGCGTGTCGCGTAACCGCTACTCGCAATTCGATGTGGGCCGCGAAGGGGCGATTCTCAACAACGCACGCACTCAAACCCAAACCCAATTGGGCGGCTGGGTGCAAGGCAATCCGTGGCTGGCCACCGGCAGCGCCAAGGTCATCCTCAACGAGGTCAACGGGCCGACCAGTCGGCTCAATGGCTACCTCGAGGTGGCCGGCCAGCGTGCCGAAGTCATCATCGCCAATTCCGCCGGCATCCAGGTCGATGGCGGCGGCTTCCTCAATGCCAGCCGGGTCACCTTGACCACCGGCACGCCGATCCTCTCCGGTGGCGCGCTGGAGGGCTACCGGGTCAGCGGCGGCGCGATCCAGATCGGCGGCGCCGGCCTGGATACCAGCCGGGCCGACTACACCGACCTGATCACCCGCTCGCTGCAGGTCAATGCCGGCATTTGGGCCAACCAGCTGCAGGCCACCTTGGGCAACAACGTGGTCAGTGCCGATCACCGCAGCGTCGCCACGCAGGCTGCTGATGGCCAGGCACCCACGTTCGCGCTGGATGTCGGCGCGCTCGGCGGCATGTTCGCCAACAAGATCTGGCTGGTCGGCAACGAACACGGCGTGGGCGTGCGCAATGCCGGCAATCTCGGTGCGCAGGCCGGCGAACTGGTGGTCACCGTCGATGGCCGGCTCGAAAACACCGGTGCCTTGCAGTCGCAGCAGGACACGCAGATCGCGGCCAGCGGCGGAATCGCCAACAGCGGCACCCTCAGCGCCGCGCGCGAGCTGCGCGTCGGCACCGCGGCGGACCTGGACAACCGCGGCGGCACGCTGGATGCGCAACGGCTGCAGATCGACGCCGCCAGCCTGCGCAACCAGGGCGGCACGCTGACGCAGACCGGCATGCAAGCGCTCGAGGTCACTGCCGGCAGCGCCAGCAACCGTACCGGCGGCAGCATCGGTGCACTCGCCACCGCGCCCTCGCGCGATGGCGGCAGTCCGGCTCCGGGGGGCGACAACACGGGCACCGACACCAACAACAACGCCGGCACCGGCACCGACGGCGGACGCAGTCCAACACCGACCCCGGGCGGCCAGAGCCCGGTGGCGACGGCGCCGCTGGCCACCGGCACGCTGCACATCGCTGGACTGTTGGACAACGACGGTGGCCGCATCGGCAACGGCGGCGCGGTGCGCCTGGCGGCGGCCGCTGGCCTGGACAATAGTGCCGGCCAGTTGGGCGTGGCGGCGCTGCAGGTGCGTGGCGATCTGCGCAACAGCGCAGGAACGCTGGAGGTGCAAGGCGATGCCGATCTGCACCTGGGCGCGCTGGTCAACGATCAGGGCCGCTTCAGCGTCGCCAACGCGCTCAACCTGCAGGCGCAATCGCTGAGCAACCGCGCCGGCGATCTGCGCCATGGCGGCAGCGCTGCGAGCACCTGGCAAGTGGCGGGGCTGCTGGACAACCAGGGCGGCGTGCTGACCAGCAATGCCGCCGCGCTGCAGCTGCAGGCGCAGACAGTGGTCAATGCCGACGGCCGCATCGTCCACACCGGCACGCAAGGGCTGACGCTGGCCGTGCAAACCTGGTCGGGCGCCGGCGGCAGCATTGTCACTCCAGGCGCGCTCACCTGGCAGGCCGGCAGCATCGATCATCGCAATGCCACCCTCACCACCAGCCAGCTGGTGGTGCAGGCCGCCACGCTGGACAACCGCGGCGGCACCCTGGTGTCGAGCGGAACCCAGGCGGCGAGCGTGCACGTGGACGCAGCGCTGGACAATGGCGCTGGCGGCACGATCGCCAGCAACGGCGCGTTAGACCTGCGCGCGGCGACGCTCGGCAATGCCGGTGGCCAGATCCAGCAGGCCGGTCCCGGCTTGCTGCAGATCGCAGCGCAAGCGATCGACGGCAACGGCGGACGCCTGCTCAGCAATGGCGGACTGACGCTCACCGGCGGACGCATCGACCTGACCGGCGGCACCACTGCCGCCCAGCAGGTGCAGATCCAGGCCGAGACGCTGACCACTGCCGGTGGCAGCGTGAGCTCGCTCGGCGATCAGGCCCTGCAACTGACCGTGCGCCAGGGCCTGGACAATCACGCCGGTCACCTGGCGAGCAACGCCGGCCTGGCGATCGCTGCCGGTGCGCTGAGCAACCAGGGAGGCGCGATCGCCGCCGCCGGTACCACCGATGCCACCGTCACGGTGGCCGGTCGCCTGGACAACAGCGGCGGCAGCATCTCCGGCAACGGCCGTGTCGCGGTGGATGCCGACACCTTGATCAACCAGCATGGCAGCGTCCTGGCCGCCAATGGCGCGCCGCTGCAACTGCATGCCGCCAGCCTGCTGGACAACAGTGCCGGCGGGCGCCTGGCCAGCGGTGGCGAGTTCGCAGTGCAGGCCGGCACGCTCGACAACCGTGGCGGCGCGATCGAGCACGGTGGCAATGGCACCTTGGCGGTGAGCGCCGATACCCTGCAAGGGGCCGGCGGCAGCTTGCTCAGCCTCGGCAGCTTGCAACTGCGCGGCGGCGTGCTCGATCTCGGGACCGGCAGCACGACCCAGGCCGACCGCATCGACATCGCGGCCGCCAGCCTGCGCACCGCCGGTGGTCATCTCAGTGCGACCGGCAGCGGCCCGCTGCAGGTGCACCTGAGCGACACGCTCGACAATCGCGCCGGCAGCATCGCCAGCAATGGCGCCCTGGACCTGCAGGCAGCCACGCTGCTCAACAGCGACGGCACGCTCAGCGGCGCCGGCAGCGCCGATGGCCGCATCACCGTCAGCGGGCAATTGGACAACACCCGTGGCCGCATCGCCGCCAACGGCGCCACCTTGCAGATCGCTGCCGACCAGCTGATCAACGCGCAGGGCACGCTCAGCCACGCCGGCAGCGCCGGCCTGGTGATCGACAGCCACCGCGTGGACGGCAGCCAGGGCACCATCGTCACCAGCGGCATGCTGTCGTTGACCGCCGCCACCGTCGACCATCGCGGCGCCACCATCGGTGCCGACCGCATCGCGCTCGACGTCCAGCAGCTGGACAACAGCGGCGGCCGCATCGTCGCCAGCGGCACGGGTGCCAGCAGTCTCCAGGCCGACACGCTGGACAACGCCGGCGGTATCGTCGCCAGCGCTGGCGATCTGACCGTGGTCAGCACGCTGCTCGACAACACCCAGGGCACCCTCCAGCACTCCGGCAACGGCCAGCTGCACCTCACGGCGCAGACCCTGCTCGGCGACGCCGGCAAGCTGCTCAGCAACGGCGCACTGACCTTGCATGGGCAGACCACCGACCTGCGCAATGCCACCACCTCGGCAGCCGCGCTCAGCATCGACACTGGCGATCTCACCACCGCTGGCGGCACCCTGGTGGCGACCGGCAGCCAGCTGCTCACGCTCACCGCGCGCGGCACGCTGGACAACAGCGGCGGCAGCATCGGCGGCAATGGCGTGATCGCGCTCAGTGCGCAGACGCTGCGCAACGCCCAGGGCACGCTGCAGGTCGCCGGCACCGGCGCCTCCACCGTGGACGTCGCTCAGGCGCTGCAAAACCAGCAGGGCAAACTGTTGTTGGGCGGCAGCGGGCGCATCGCCGCCGCCAGCATCGACAACCAGGGCGGCACCCTGTCCGCGGCCGGCACGGCCTTGCAGGTGCAGGTCGCCGGACTGCTGGATAACCACGCCGCCGGCACCGTCTCCAGCGCCGGGCAGCTGAGCGTGGGCAGTGGATCGCTCGACAACAGCGCCGGCACGCTGGTGGCCGGCACCGATTTGAACGTGACCACGACAGCGGCCATCGGCAACGATGCGGGCGCGCTGCAGGCAGGCGGCGGCGTGCAGCTGCAGAGTGCCGGGCTGTCCAACCGCGCCGGCAGCGTGATCGGCGGGCAGGTGGTCGTGGACACCGGCGGCCAGACGCTGGACAACAGCGCCGGCACCATCGGCAGCAAGCTGGGCACGCTGCAGATCCGCAGCGGCACGTTGGCCAATGCGGGCGGGCGCCTGCAATCGCAGAGCGATCTGACCCTGCAGAGCAACGGCGCGGCCATCGTCAACAGCAATTCCGGCAGCACTGGCGGCATCCTGGCCGGCGCTGCACTGCAGATCGACGGCGGCACGCTGGACAACCGCAACGGCGCGATCGTCGCCCAAGGCCAGGCCCGGCTCGGGCTGGCCAGTGTCGACAACAGCAGCGCTGGCGTGCTCAGTGCAGCGGGCAACTTCACCCTGACCGCGGCCACGCTCGACAACACCAGCGGTCGCGTGCAGGGCGGGCAGAACCTCACCCTGCAACTCAGCGGCGCGCTCGCCAACCAGGCCGGCCTGGTCACCACCCGCAACCTGCTCACGCTCAACGCGGCCACCGTCGACAACCGCAATACCCGCGCCAATGCGCTGCAAGGCCTGCAGGCCGGGCAGCTGCAAGTGCAGGCGCAGGCGCTAGACAACCGCCAGGGGCAGGTGATCAGCGACGGTGCCGGCACCGTGCAGCTGAGCGCGGCGCTGGACAACAGCGGCGGTCAGATTTCCAGCGGCAGCAGCCTGGACATGCGCGCCGATGCGGTCACCAATACCGCAGGGCTGTTGCGCTCTGGCGGCAATCAACGGCTGGACGCACGCGCGCTCAGCGGCGATGGCCAGCTGCAGTCGCAGGGCGATCTCAGCCTCACCCTGCGCGAGGGCCTGACCAATACCGGCGAGCTGTCGGCCAATGGCACCCTGTCCATCCACACCGATGGCGATCTGGCCAACCAGGGCGTGCTGCGGGCCGGTAATCTCGACGTGGCAGCGCGCAATATCGACAACGCCGCCAACGGCCAGATCACCAGCCAGGGGCTCACCCACCTGGTCAGCAACGGCCAGTTGCTCAACCGTGGCCTGATCGATGGCGGCGTGACCCATCTACAGGCCGCCATGCTGGACAACCTGGGCACCGGGCGCATCTATGGCGACCAGCTCGCCATCGCCGCCGGCAGCGTGCTCAACCACGCCGAGACCGTGGGCGGCGCGACGCGCGTGGGCACCATCGCCGCACGCCAGCGGCTGGACCTGGGCGTAGGGCAGCTGACCAACAGCGACCGCGGCTTGATCTACAGCGATGGCGATGCCGCCATCGGCGGTGCGCTGGACGGCAATCGCCACGCCACCGGCGCCGCCGGGCAGGTGGACAACCTCGGTTCCACCATCGATGTGGCAGGCAATCTCGATCTGCAGGCGGGGGGCGTCAACAACATTCGTCAGAACGTGGCGGTCACCCAGACCACCACCACCCTGGCACCGGTGCGGCTGGATCAGCCGAGCTGGCGCAACAATGGCAAAAATGGCAACGCGCCGCTGCGCACCACCAGCCTCTACAGCGCGTACGAGATCTACTACCTCAACCCGCGGGACATCGTTGAGGACACGCCTTACATCACCCCGGATGGATATCAGGTGCGACGCGCAGTCATCCGCGTCAACCCGCAGACCAGCGCGTATTTCTTCGCGCGCGGCGCGCTGTACCGGGCGACCGGCGAGCGCTCGCGGCTGGACCCACGCACCGGAACGCTGACGCTCTACTACTTCACCCGCGATGACAACAATACCAATCCGGATCAGGTGAGCAGCGGCGCCAGCGATCCCTTCGCCGGGATGACCACCGACGAAGCGGGCGCACCCGCATTCCACTACGAAAGCGACACGTTGCGGTATTCCAACGCTTATGGCACCTGCACGACGAACTGCGTGCGCTTGATTGCGCAATACGCCTACACCGATCCGGATCACATTCTGGTGAATCCGCAAGGCACCGGCCCACTCAAGCTGGAGTACAACGAGCACTACCGGACCGCCACCCAAACCGTGGTCGAAGACGTGCTGCAACCCGGTGCCGGCCCGGATGCGGTGATCCGCGCCGGTGGCAGCATGCGCATCGGCGCCAATGCGCTGCGCAACGAGTACGCCAGCATCGCGGCCGGCGGCAATCTGGCCATCGTCGGCCTGGGTGGCAATCCCAACGCCAACGTGACCAATCTGGCGTACACGCTGTACCGCACCCACAGTTTCAGCAACGTCACCACCGCCTACAACGGCACCACCCGCAGCTGGAGCAATCCGTCCATCTCCGAGCAGGTCGGGCAGGTCGGCGGCTCCATCGTCAGCGGTGGGACGTTGACCATCGATGTCGGCGATCTGAGCAACCTCAATCAGGGGCGCGACGCGCCCAACGTGCGCGATGGCGCGGCGATGGCCAACCTCAACGTGCGTGGCGCGCAAGCAGGCCCCACCGGCGCCAGCGCCAGCGTTCGTGGCCCGATCAGTGTCGCCAGCCAGGGCGTGGGGCGCATCACCACCACGGTGGCGCAGGCCGACAGCGGCAACGCCAGCAACAACGTCGGCAGCATCGGCAGCGCGGCCACCACCACCGGCCCGCGGGTGGTCAACGCCGCCGGCGGCTCGCCGGATCGCATCGCCATGGGCACGCCCGACACGCGCGCCCCCACCGGCAGCCTGTTCACGCTGCGCCCGGCCAGCGGCCATTACCTGGTGGAGACCGACCCGCAGTTCACCGACTACCGCAGCTGGCTGGGCTCGGACTACCTGCTCCGGCAGATGGGCTACTCGGCCGATGCGTTGCAAAAGCGCCTGGGCGACGGCTATTACGAGCAGAAGCTGGTGCGCGAGCAGATCGGCCAGCTCACCGGCCGGCGTTTCCTCGACGGTTACAAGGACGACGAAGCGCAATACCAGGCGCTGCTGGATGCCGGTGCCACCATCGGCAAGGCCTGGAACCTGCGTCCGGGCATTGCGCTGAGCGAGGCGCAGATGGCCCAGCTCACCAGCGACATCGTCTGGCTGGTGGAGCAGACCGTCACCCTGCCCGATGGCAGCACCACCACCGCCCTGGTGCCGCAGGTGTATCTGCGCCTGCGCCCCGGCGATCTGGACAGCGGCGGCGCGCTGCTGGCCGGTGCCAATGTCGATGCGCATGCGAGCGGTACGCTGACCAACACCGGCACCATCGCTGGCCGTCAGTTGGTGTCCTTGGATGCGGGACGGATCGAGCACCTGGGCGGCAGCATCAGCGGCAATCAAGTAGCGCTGACCTCGGCTAGCGACATCGACATCCATGGCGCCAGCGTGAGCGCGGTGGATGCGTTGAGCGTGCGTGCGGCGGGCAACATCGACGTGGCCTCTACAGTGGAGACGCTGCAAGGCGGCGGGCATCAGGAGGCGATCACGCGCGTGGCCGGGCTTTACGTGACCGGAGCCAATGGCAGCGGCGTGTTGTCGGTGGTGGGCGGTGGCGATGTGACCTTGCAGGCGGCGCAGGTGCGCAATGCCGGCAGCGACGGGGTGACCCAACTGGTGGCCGGTCACGACCTGACCCTGGGCGCGCAGACGCTCACGCACAGCACGGACGCCACCCACGATGCACGCAACTACCAACGCAGCAGCGAGACCACGCATGCGGTGAGCAGCGTGCAAGGCGCTGGCGAGGTGGTGCTGGCGGCGGGCCACGATATGACCTTGCAAGCGGCGCAGATCGGCGCGGGCAAGACGCTGGCGTTGCAGGCCGGTCACGACCTCGATAGCCAGGCCGTGGTGGACAGCCGCACGCAGTCCAACAGCAGCGTGAGCAAGCGCCACTCGCTGGTCACCTCGAACTACGATGAACACGTACAAGGCACGCAACTGGGTGCCGGTGGCGACATCGTGATGCGCGCAGGCAACGACCTGACGCTGGCCTCGACGGCGGTGGCGAGCCAGAACGGCGGCATCGCTTTGGCGGCGGGCCACGACGTGGCGCTGACGGCCACGCAGGAACAGCACGACAGCGTGGTGGACGAGCAAACGCGCAAGCACCATTTCCTGTCGAACAAGACCACGACCACGCACGACGAGAGCCACGACAGTCTCGCGGTGACCAGCAGCCTGAGCGGCGACACGGTACACATCGCCGCGGGTAACGACGTGTTGTCGCAAGGCGCGCAGATCGTCGGCACCGGCGATGTGGTGCTGGCCGCCGGCAACAACCTCACGTTGGAGACAGCGCAGAACACGCACAGCGAGGAACACGACAAACAGGTCAAGAAGAGCGGCCTGTTCAGCAGTGGCGGTGCCAGCTTCACCATCGGCGCCAGCAAGCAGACCAACACGCTCGCCACCACGCAAGTGAGCCACACCGGCAGCACGGTGGGCAGTATCGACGGCGCGGTCACCCTCACGGCGGGCAATGCGCTGGCGATCAGCGGCAGCGACGTGCTGAGCAAGACCGGCACGGCCATCGTAGGCAAGGACGTGACCATCGCGGCAGTGGAAGACACCGTGGACACGGTGGAGACCTCCAAGCAGCACAGCGCCGGCATCAACGTGGGGCTGACCGGCGCGGTGGTGCAGGCGGCTGAAGCGGCGTATGGCATGACCCGGCATGGCAGCCAAGTGAGCGATGACCGGCTCAAGGCGCTGTACGCGGTCAAGGCGGCGTATGCGGCCAAGGACAGCGTGGATGCGTACCAGGCGGCCGCCGCGCAAGGTGGATCGATGGGAGGCGTTAGCGTGCGGATTGGCATCGGCGCCAGCAGCGCATCGAGTAAGAGTACCACGCATGAGGAAAGCACGGTGGGCAGCCGCATCCAGAGCGAGGGCAACGTCACCATCGCGGCCACGGGTGGCGACCTCAACGTGATCGGCAGCAAGATCGACGGCGAGAATGTGGCGTTGTCTGCGGCGCACGACCTGAACCTGCTGAGTCAACAGGAAAACAATACGCAGAAGTCGGACAACAAGAACGCCGGTGGGGAGATCGGCGTGAGCGTGGGCACCACCACGGGGGTATACGCGACCGCCTACGCAGGCAAGGGCGCTGCCAAGGGCAACAGCACGCTACACACCGAGAGCGTGGTCACTGCGAAGGACACGCTGAGCCTGGTCAGCGGCAACGACACCACGATCAAGGGTGCGCAGGCCATCGGCAATCAAGTGCTGGCCCAGGTGGGCGGCAACCTGCTGATCCAGAGCGAGCAGGACAGCAGCGATTACAAGAGCAAGCAGCAGCAGGCGAGCGCGACGGTGGTATGGGGGTTCAGTGGCAGCAGCGCCAGCTACAGCCAGCAGAAGGTCAACAGCACCTACACCAGCGTCAAGGAGCAGAGCGGCATCCAGGCGGGTGATGGCGGGTTCGCGATCCATGTGGGCGGCAACACTCACCTGATTGGTGGTGCCATTGCCAGTACAGCCGATCCGGCGTTGAATCATCTCTCGACCGGGAGTCTGACGGTGGAAGACCTGCAGAACATGTCCAAGGCCAGTGCGTCCGGGGTCGGGCTGACGGTGGATGCGAGCATGTTCAGTGGGAGCAAATATGCGGCGTCCAAGGGCGTGGCCAGCAACGCACTGGGGAGCGGAAGCTCCAGCGAGAGCCACACGAGCACGACGCGCAGCGATATTGCTGCCGGTGCGGTGGAGATCGGCAACCACGACGATGCCGCGCTGGCTGGCCTGGCGCGAAAGGCGTCTGTCCTGGATGGCAATGGCGTCGGGGAAGTGGATCAGAAGAAACTGCAGGAGGACGTGGAGTTCCAGCAGCAGGCGAAGCAGTTGGTTTATGCTCAGGCGGTCAAGGTCATGGATGAGACTTACGCTGATATGTTTGCAAGAGAACATACATTATATAAAATTGCATATGATGAAAAAGGGAAGTTAATTCCTCATCAAAAAGTGACAGGGGAAGAAATGGATAATCTTCAGTCTGCATCTGATGGCAAGGTGCATGTAACACTTAATGGCATATTTAATGGAGAATACGGTGACGATGTGCGAGCAGAGGGCTACGCAAGCCAGCACAGTACGGTTACTGGTCCACAGTATTATATCCACTTTCCTCAGGCGAGTAATTTTTTTTCCGAGTTATTGATTGCAGGTTACCAGAAGTATTTGGAGAATGATTTTTGGGGGTTGACCAATTCCACGCAAGAAGCAAAAGACATCATGTTGCAATATGGTGCGACAGGACTTCATATTGATGCGCACAGTCGTGGTACGATGACAGATGGCAATGCCGAAGAGTCGATTGCAAAGATGCCTGATGCGCCTGGATTGCTGAGCAAGACCACGGTCTCCTTCTTTGGACCAGCGTATAATGCCAAAAAAGCGGATGATATCTTGAGTTTCCTTCAGAACCGCGAGGTGCAGGGTGATCCAGAATCCATGGTGTTGACATTGCAAAATCATACCTGA